CATCACTTTTTTTCTTTCTGTTGAGTCAAAATCCCCGACTAAGTAAAAAACCACTTTTGTTAAATCATCAACAGTCATGCTAGCACTTTCAAGATTTTTTTTAATATTGTTAAGTGCTAATTTTAATTGAGCTATTGGATTTTCAGGCACAGTGCCGTCTACCGCCATCCCTATTTGTCCAGATAATGTTAGCCATTTAGTTGGACCCGTTATTTCAATCTGGTGAACGTAAGGAGCAACAGGTGGATGAATTTCCTTGGGATTTCTTGATATTTTCATATAATCAATCCTTATCTAGACGAATTTAGTGAAACTTCTAAAATATCGTACGAAAATTAACATAAAAACGTTATTTAGATGCTGTTTACCAAATAAGTTGCTTTTGATATCGCAGTTTATAGGGTTATAATAGAATTAATAAAATTCAGGCTTTAACGCTGGTATAGCTTTCAATACACTATGATTAATAGTATTGTGTCTTTCATTTTAATTCGAAAAGTGTAAAAAATCTAATGTATATGGATTTATTTCTTGGATTAAATTGTTATGAGTAAGATAACACCATATTGTTTTATTTTATGGGAAATAGAAATACTCTTCTATCTTTAAGCTCAAATAATGACATGAAAATTATATATATTGATAACTAATATGTTGTCTGCTTGCTTAATATTATCATATTTTGTAAGTTGGCAGTTGAGGCGAAGCTGTTTTGTGGAAGGAGCGAATGCATGAGTAATTTTTTTCGAAGTAATGGATTTAAACGTTTTATTATTCTAGCTGGGATCGCTGTTGCATTATATTTAATGCGCAGTATGATTAACCTTATTCTTCTCACATTCATTATGACTTACTTAATGAATGAGCTCTCTACTAAGGCGACTAAAGAGTTTAGACGTATCGCGCCAATCAATGAAAAAGCGATGATAGTTGCGCTTTATCTTCTACTTGTTGCCGGGATTATTGCTGTCATCTATAAGTATTTGCCAGTTGTGACCCAACAGATTACACAGCTTTTTGATTTGATTGCAGCTTTTAATCTCAATCCGAATGATAACGAGATTGCGAGATATT
The genomic region above belongs to Lysinibacillus sp. FSL W8-0992 and contains:
- a CDS encoding RidA family protein; translation: MKISRNPKEIHPPVAPYVHQIEITGPTKWLTLSGQIGMAVDGTVPENPIAQLKLALNNIKKNLESASMTVDDLTKVVFYLVGDFDSTERKKVMNDFFGDHVPCMTMLYVVALAAPAFKVEIDAWACQEMK